The following proteins are co-located in the Desulfatitalea tepidiphila genome:
- a CDS encoding serpin family protein encodes MKYTSIVSMVLLTVLVAVSLSAAGGAAPSETASQDLLTQGNRAFSVQLYRQLATGEDNLFFSPHSISAAMAMTYAGARGKTAEEMKRALHFDLDQDQLHPAFKLLNTGLVNGSDLAGQKLNVANALVLTGDDVSQAYKTLLKDYYDAEIFPGDLETINAWVRNKTEHKIEKILDELSRDSVCVILNAIYFKGLWAFPFDQDRTADAPFNVSHDRQVTVPLMQRNADLRLLKENGFRALSLPYQGERLSMVILLPNQVDGLNSLEEQATEPNLKQWLAALDSRQPRKVRLYLPRFNLETSYDLVPPFQRMGIAEAFQMPVADFRGMGWPKGKLRIAQIKHKAFVEVNEEGTEAAAVTAVEMVTKSIMEHPEEFRVDHPFLFLIRDHASGTILFMGRMVDPGR; translated from the coding sequence ATGAAATACACATCCATCGTCTCAATGGTTCTGTTGACCGTCCTCGTGGCCGTCTCCCTGTCGGCGGCCGGCGGCGCAGCCCCTTCGGAAACCGCCTCGCAAGATCTTTTGACCCAGGGCAACCGCGCCTTCTCGGTCCAGCTGTACCGACAGCTGGCGACCGGGGAAGACAATCTTTTCTTCTCACCCCACAGCATCTCTGCGGCCATGGCCATGACCTATGCCGGCGCCCGCGGCAAGACGGCCGAAGAGATGAAGCGGGCGCTTCACTTCGATCTCGATCAGGACCAGCTTCACCCGGCCTTCAAACTGCTGAACACCGGGTTGGTCAACGGTTCGGACCTGGCCGGGCAGAAGCTCAATGTCGCCAACGCATTGGTGCTCACGGGTGATGATGTGAGCCAGGCTTACAAGACCCTCTTAAAGGACTATTACGATGCCGAAATCTTTCCCGGCGATCTGGAGACGATCAACGCATGGGTGAGAAACAAGACCGAACACAAAATCGAAAAGATTCTCGATGAACTCAGCCGTGATTCGGTTTGCGTGATCCTCAACGCCATCTACTTCAAAGGCCTCTGGGCCTTCCCGTTCGATCAAGATCGCACCGCCGATGCACCCTTCAATGTCTCACACGACCGGCAGGTGACCGTACCCCTCATGCAGCGCAACGCCGACTTGAGGCTGTTGAAGGAAAACGGTTTTCGCGCGCTCAGCCTGCCGTACCAGGGGGAGCGGCTTTCCATGGTGATCCTGCTGCCCAACCAGGTGGATGGGTTGAACTCGCTGGAGGAGCAGGCGACCGAACCGAACCTCAAGCAATGGCTGGCGGCCCTGGACAGCCGGCAGCCCCGGAAGGTAAGGCTCTACCTGCCCCGGTTCAACCTCGAAACCAGCTATGACCTGGTGCCGCCTTTCCAACGGATGGGCATCGCCGAGGCGTTCCAGATGCCCGTTGCCGATTTCAGGGGCATGGGGTGGCCCAAAGGCAAGCTCCGCATTGCCCAGATCAAGCACAAGGCCTTCGTGGAGGTCAACGAGGAGGGGACGGAGGCCGCCGCCGTCACCGCCGTGGAGATGGTCACCAAGAGCATCATGGAACATCCCGAAGAGTTTCGCGTGGATCATCCGTTCTTATTCCTGATCCGCGACCATGCCAGCGGGACGATCCT